Below is a genomic region from Dechloromonas denitrificans.
TGCCGCGCATCATCACAGTATTGAGTTTTGTTCGTTGAAACCCGGCTGCCTGGGCTGCCTCAATGCCGCTGAGTACCTTACCGATATCGCCAATCCGGGTGATTGCCTTGAAGCGGTCAGCACGCAGTGTGTCCAGGCTGATATTGAGTCGTTTGACCCCCGCATTGCGGAGTGGCGTGGCGAAACGCTCCAGTTGGGAGCCGTTAGTGGTCAGGACAAGATTTTCGAGGCCGGGCAGGGCGCCCAGCTTTTCGATCAGCCACATCGCATCCTTGCGAACCAGTGGCTCTCCCCCGGTCAAGCGTACCTTGCTGACACCCAGCTCAACGAAAGTCGATGCAACGCGCAGGCATTCCTCCAGGCTCATGACTTCATTGCGCGGCAGGAAGGTCATTTCTTCTGCCATGCAATACGTACAACGAAAATCGCAGCGGTCTGTGATTGATAGCCGGATGTAGGTGATATGCCGGCCGTACTTGTCCACCAGCGTTCCAGGCGCGTGTTTAAGTTCGCCAAAATTTACGGCTGGTTTGAATTCGGCCAATCCGGCAGGTGATGATTCCGGCCTCAGTGTTTCGTTGTGCATGGCTTGCAGTGGTTTGTTTAGCGGCCCAGAATGTCGGAGCCCGGCCAGTAGTGTCGGACTCTGGATTATCGATTTTCAAATGCCAACAGACAAGTGGAGACATCAAAAATGCAAAAGTTCATTTTTCCTCTAATGCTGGGCGCCAGCGGCTTGCTGGCCGGGTGTCACGGGGGGTTGGTCAGTAGTGCTCCGCTACGCGCCGAAGCTGTGTTGAACGCAACACAAGGCAATACCGTTTCGGGCGTTGTTTCGTTTACGCAGGCCGGGGACAAGATTCGAGTTGTGGCTGAAGTGCAGGGTTTGTCGCCTGGGATGCATGGTTTCCATATTCACGATAAAGGTGATTGCAGCGCGCCGGACGGCACAAGCGCTGGCGGTCACTTCAATCCAGCCGGGCGTTCGCACGGCAATCCGGATCATGCGGAACATCATGCGGGAGATATGCCGCAACTTGTTGCCGGGGCGAATGGTACGGCTCGCCTGACAGCTTATCTCGATGGTGTGCTTATTGCCGAGGGGGCTTCCGGGATTATCGGACGGGGGGTTATTGTCCATGCGGCACCGGATGATTTTAAAACTCAACCCACCGGTAACTCCGGTGCGCGCCAAGCTTGCGGGGTAGTGCTTGCCCGTTAAGAATCAATTGGCGTTGCTTTGATGTAATGCCAATGTCTTTTATTTTGCCAATGAAAAAGGCCAGCACTTTCGTGCTGGCCTTTATAATACTGGCTCCCCGACCTGGGCTCGAACCAGGGACCTACGGATTAACAGTCCGGCGCTCTACCGACTGAGCTATCGAGGAACAGAAGGTGCGCATTATAGGGGCAAGATTGCTGCTCGTCAAATAATCTGATCGATTTAGAAGAATAAATACTGATTTATGGATCCCAAGCTTATCTATGTGAAAACGCCGACCGGCGATGAGGCAATCAGGCAAAGTGCCCATGTCGTCAAGCGCGAACTCCGGATGGTCCTCGTTCAGGTTGATGGCAAGGTGACCGTTGAGCAGCTTTCGGCCAAGCTTGGCAATCGGGTCATGGTCGAGGGGGCTTTGGCTGATCTTGAGCAGCGCGGCCTGGTTGCGCCATCGGAAAGTGCAGTGGCTGTCTGGGAGCACAGCCGGATGGAGGCCGATGGGGCGCTGTCTGCATCATCCAGATTTTCGGGATTTGTCCCCAAATCGACGTTGTCTTATGAAACCAAGGAGAAATTTGACGCGAGGAGTCGTTTCTCCGTTCTGCGCGCGCCTGATGTTCAGATTCCACCGCCTCAGCTTGAGCTTGAATCTGAGCCTCTTTCCGATTCGCCGGTAAGGCACGGACAACTCATTGTTTTCCGATTGTTGGCAGGCGTTGTTTTGCTCCTTGGAGGGCTGCTGGCTATCGTTCTGTTGTTTCCTTACGATCGCTTCAAGCCCGATCTGGAGGTGGCGGCAGGGCGCTGGTTGCAGGACAGGGTTGTCATTGAAAAAGTCGGGGTGGAGCTTTGGCCGCGGCCGCAATTGGTCCTGAGCGGCCTGACGATCGGAGGTGGCAATGATTTTTATATCCACGAAGCGCGTGTTGACTCTCCGGCATCCCTGCTGCTCTCTGGCAAACGGGTAATTCCAAGGGTTGAATTGTCCGAGGTCAAAGTCGGCGTTCAAAAGATTGCTGGTTTGCCGATGTTTGCTGTCGCGGCCAATCCGGTGCCGGGCATTGGTCGAGTCAGAATTGAACGAATGCAGGTCAATGCACGCGACCTGTCAATCAGCGATCTGTCGGGAGATCTGCTTTTCAAGTTGGACGGGCATCTTGAAAAGACATCGCTACAGACAGTTGACCGCAGTATTTCGCTGGAGGCTGTGCCAACAGCTCAGGGGATTGCCTTGAATATCGAAGGTGCGGTGCTGGCTATTCCCGGTACGCCGTTGAAATTCGAGTCATTGCAAGCCAAAGGGCTGCTTCTGAAGGATCGATTGCTGATCCAAAGTGTCGATGCCTTTTTGCTGGGCGGGACTTTCAAGGGAACCTGGTTGCTTGACTGGAGTAGTGATTTGGTCACTGCTGGGGATGGCGCTTTCCGCTTGCTCGATAGTCGGCGGGTTACAAACGCCTTTGCCCCGTCATTGAAACTGGAGGGCGACTTCAGTGGGAATCTGGCCTTGCGTGGCCGAGGGAGCAATTGGGCTGAGCTATTGAGGCATGTTGAAGCGACGCTTGATGTCGATATTTCCAGGGGCTTGCTGCACGGCGTCGATTTGGGTGAGGCTACGCGCAAGGGACCTGGCTCGGTTGTGCGTGCCGGTGCGACAAAATTTGATCGTTTTCTTGCCGTCCTGGCTGTGGCTCCGGGCCGAATCTCGGCGCGCGACCTTCGCCTTGAGTCCGGCATGATGACTGCCGCCGGCCATTTTTCGGCCAAGGATCGGCAAGTTGATGCCGCATTGATGGTCACCCTGCAGACATCCGTGTCTACCTTGAGGATTCCGCTGCATGTTCAGGGGCAGCTTCCTGAATTGAGTGTGGTGAACGGTAAATAAAAAAAGGGCAGGACCGAAGTCCTGCCCTTGCTCAAACTCCTTCAGGAGTTTTGTGTTGCTTACTTGATCACCGCGGCAATAGCCTTGGCAACGTAATCGACATTCTTGGTGTTCAGCGCGGCCAGGCAGATCCGCCCGGTCGACACTGCGTAAATGCCGAATTCGTCTTTCATGCGCTCAACCTGGGCAGCCGTCAGGCCGGTGTAGGAGAACATGCCGCGCTGCTTGATGACGAAGGAGAAGTCCTGGGCAACGCCCTGGGCCTTGATTGCGTCAACCAGGCCGGTGCGCATGGCGCGGATGCGATCACGCATACCGCCAAGCTCATCTTCCCATTGCTGGCGGAGTTCCGGCGAGGAAAGCACGGCAGCAACCAGGGCACCACCGTGAATCGGCGGGTTGGAGTAGTTGGTACGGATGACGCGCTTGACTTGCGACATGACGCGGCCGGCTTCGTCCTTGCCTGCGGTGATGATCGACAGTGCGCCAACGCGCTCGCCGTAGAGCGAGAAGCTTTTCGAGAAAGAGCTGGAGACGAAGAACTGCAGGCCGGAGGCGGAGAAGGCACGAACAGCGACAGCGTCGGCATCGATGCCATCGGCAAAGCCCTGGTAGGCCATGTCGAGGAACGGAACCAGACCGCGTTCGCGACAGACATCAACCACTTCCTGCCATTGCGCATCAGACAGATCGGCGCCAGTCGGGTTGTGGCAGCAGGCGTGCAGGATGATGATCGAGCCGGCATCCAGGCTGTTCAGGCAGGCCATCATGCCGGTGAAGTTCACGCCGCGGGTGGCAGCGTCGTAGTACGGATAGTTTTCAACAACGAAACCGGCCGATTCGAACAGGGCGCGGTGGTTTTCCCAGGACGGGTCGCTGATGTAAACCTTGGCATTCGGAGACAGGCGCTTCAGATAGTCGGCACCGATTTTCAGGGCGCCGGTGCCGCCGAGAGCCTGGGCGGTGATGACCTGGCCATTGGCGATCAGGGCAGAATCCTTGCCCAGCAGCAGGTTCTGGACAGCCTGGTTGTAGGCCGGGGAGCCTTCGATCGGCTGGTAGCCGCGCGGCAGGGCCGATTTGACACGGGCGTCTTCGGCAGCCTTGACAGCAGCCAGCAGGGGAATCTTGCCGTTGTCGTCGAAATAGACGCCAACACCGAGGTTGACCTTGGTGCTGCGGGTATCTGCGTTGAAAGACTCGTTCAGGCCGAGGATCGGATCACGCGGGGCCATTTCCACCGCAGCAAAGATCGAAGAGGACATAAAGACTCCATGGAATAATAGGCACATTGTTCGTGCAGCAACCTTGCTGCACGAGAAAAACCGTACAATTTTAGCATGATAGAAACCACAGCCAGCACACCGGTCGTCTGCCACGAAGGCAGCCCATATCGACTTCACCAACCCTTTCCTCCGGCCGGTGATCAGCCTGAAGCGATTCGCCTGCTGGTCGAGGGAATCGATGACGGACTTTCTTTCCAGACCTTGCTTGGCGTGACCGGCTCAGGCAAGACCTACACGATGGCCAACGTCATCGCCCGAACCGGGCGTCCGGCGCTTGTCCTGGCTCCCAACAAGACGCTGGCGGCCCAGCTGTATTCTGAGTTCAAGGAATTTTTCCCTGAAAACGCCGTCGAGTATTTTGTTTCCTACTACGACTACTATCAGCCGGAAGCCTATGTACCGTCGCGTGACCTGTTCATCGAAAAAGATAGTTCGATCAACGACCACATCGAACAGATGCGCCTCTCGGCGACCAAAAGCCTGATCGAACGGCGCGACGTGGTGATCGTTGCGACAGTCTCCTGCATCTACGGCATCGGTGACCGTGATGAATATCACAACATGATCCTGACCGTGCGTGTCGGTGATCGTCTCGATCAGCGCGCCATCGTCAAGCGGCTGACCGAGATGCAGTACGAGCGCAACGATGTCGATTTTCACCGCGGCACCTTCAGGGTGCGTGGTGACATCATCGATGTCTTCCCGGCCGAGCACGCCGAGCACGCCATTCGTATTTCCTTGTTCGATGATGAAATCGAGGGCCTGCAGTTTTTCGATCCGCTGACCGGTCATCTGCTCCACAAGGCGCTCCGCTTTACGGTTTTTCCAGCCTCGCACTATGTGACGCCGCGCGATACGGTGGTGCGGGCCATCGAGGCGATCAAGAGCGAGTTGAGCCAGCGCATTGATTATTTCACCCACAACAACAAGCTGGTCGAGGCGCAGCGTATCGAGCAACGCACCCGTTTCGATCTGGAATTGCTCGATCAGATTGGTTTTTGCAAGGGGATCGAAAACTACTCCCGCCATTTCTCCGGGCGCAAGGCCGGGGAAGCGCCGCCGACGCTGATCGATTATTTGCCTGCCGATGCACTGATGTTCATCGATGAGTCGCATGTCAGCATCGGCCAGGTGGGCGGCATGTACAAGGGCGACCGGTCACGCAAGGAAAATCTGGTCGATTACGGTTTCCGCCTGCCGTCGGCGCTTGATAACCGGCCGTTGCAGTTCAACGAATTCGAGTCGCATCTGCGCCAGACGGTTTTTGTCTCGGCAACGCCTTCCGAATACGAAAATATTCATGCCGGGCAGGTGGTTGAGCAACTGGTCCGACCGACCGGGTTGATCGACCCGAAGATCATGGTTCGACCTGCCTCGACGCAGGTCGACGATCTGTTGTCCGAAATAAAGCTGCGGGTCGATGCCGGGGAGCGCGTACTGGTCACGACGCTGACCAAGCGAATGTCCGAGGATCTGACTGACTTTTTGGCGGATAACGCAATTCGGGTACGCTATCTGCATTCGGATATCGATACCGTCGAGCGCGTCGAAATTATCCGTGATCTGCGTCTTGGTGAATTTGATGTTCTGGTCGGGATCAATCTTCTGCGTGAAGGACTGGATATTCCCGAAGTGTCGCTTGTTGCCATTCTTGATGCCGACAAAGAAGGCTTCCTGCGTTCCGAGCGTTCGTTGATTCAGACAATTGGTCGTGCGGCACGCCATATCAATGGCACAGCCATCCTCTATGCTGATACGATTACCAAATCCATGCAGCGAGCGATTGCCGAGACGGAACGGCGGCGCGAAAAGCAGGTCCGGTTCAATGCGGAACATGGCATTACGCCACGCGGTGTATCCAAGAAGATCAAGGACATCATCGACGGTGTGTACGATGCCGAGTCAGCCCAGACCGAGCTCAAGGCAGCGCAGCAACAGGCTGCCTACGAGGCAATGGATGAGAAGACGGTAGCCAGGGAGATCAAGCGCCTCGAAAAATTGATGCTCGAGTGCGCCAAGAACCTTGAATTCGAAAAAGCGGCGGCGGCCCGCGACGATTTGTTCCGGCTCAGGGAACGGATCTTTGGTGTAGTGCCGCACGACCCTGACGGAGGATGAGACAAAATGACTTTCCGCGTTCTGCTTGTTTGCATGGGCAATATCTGTCGTTCGCCAACGGCTGAAGGAGTGTTGAGAAGTTTTATACGGACCAATAATCTGGGCGACAAGGTTGAGGTTGATTCTGCAGGAACGCATGGCTACCACGTAGGCGAGGCGCCTGACTCAAGAACCCAGCGGGCGGCCATGGTTCGTGGCTATAACCTGTCGCAGTTGCGTGCCCGAAAAGTGGCACGACAGGATCTTGATTATTTTGATCTGATTTTGGCGATGGACAAAAGCAATCTGGACAATCTGATGCGACTGGCAACCCCTGAGCAGCAAGGCAGGATCAAGTTGTTCATGGATTACTCAAAGAACTTCGAAGATGAAGAGGTGCCTGATCCTTATTATGGCTTGGGCCACGGTTTCGATTTGGTGCTCGATATGGTCGAGGATGCTTCAAAAGGACTGGTTGAAGAAATCAAGGCGACCTTGGGGCGCCGCTGATTTTTCAGCTTTGAATAATAAAAAAGGGGCACCTGCAGGTGCCCCTCAGACTGCTGACAAAGCCTCCAAGCGATTGGGGGCTTTATTTTTTATAATGCAGGTATGCTCAAGCCTGTCTACCCTGCCCAAACGGAACTGGAGATGGTGACGTTGGAGCAATTGGTCCCGAAAGACCACTTGCTCCGGCTGCTCGACCAGCACATCCGGTTTGATTTCATTCGTGAAGCGACCCAGCACCTGTATTGCGAGAACAATGGCCGACCAGCGATTGATCCGGTGGTGTTGTTCAAGATGTTGTTCATTGGCTACCTGTTCGGGATTCGCTCCGAGCGACGGCTGGTGAAGGAAATCGAGGTCAATGTGGCTTACCGCTGGTTTCTCGGCTTTCGACTGACGGACAAAGTGCCGGATGCCTCGACGCTGTCGCAGAATCGGCGTCGCCGCTTTGTCGGGACGGACATTGAGCAACGCATCTTCGACGGGATTGTCGAGCAAGCCATTGAGCATAAGCTGATTGGCGGGCGGGTGCTTTACACGGACAGCACGCATCTGAAGGCGAATGCCAACAAACGGCATTTTGAGGTGCATCAGGTCGAGCAAACCCCTGCGGCCTACCTGGCCGAACTGGATGCAGCCATCGAAACGGACCGAGCCGCCGCGGGCAAGAAGCCGCTCAAGCGTGATGACGATGATTCGACACCGCCGATGAAGGAGGTCAAGGTCAGCACGGTCGATCCCGACGCAGGTTTCATGGCCCGCGACAACAAGCCGACCGGCTTCTTCTATCTGGATCACCGGACTGTCGATGGCGTGCATGCTTTGATCGTCGATACCCATGTCACGCCGGGCAATGTCCATGACAGCCAGCCCTACCTTGCCCGCCTGGATCGGGTCATGGAGCGCTTTGATCTGGCCGTGGGCGCCGTCGGGCTGGATGCCGGGTATTTCACCCCGCAAGTCTGCAAGGGCCTCCTCGAGCGGGCACTGTTCGGGGTGATGGGCTACAAGCGACCCACACACCGCGATGGCTATTTCTACAAACGGGACTATCTCTACGATGCGGTCCAGGACTGCTACCGCTGCCCGGCCGGGGAGGTTCTACCGTACC
It encodes:
- the moaA gene encoding GTP 3',8-cyclase MoaA, coding for MHNETLRPESSPAGLAEFKPAVNFGELKHAPGTLVDKYGRHITYIRLSITDRCDFRCTYCMAEEMTFLPRNEVMSLEECLRVASTFVELGVSKVRLTGGEPLVRKDAMWLIEKLGALPGLENLVLTTNGSQLERFATPLRNAGVKRLNISLDTLRADRFKAITRIGDIGKVLSGIEAAQAAGFQRTKLNTVMMRGTNDDEFNDLVQFAIDHELDISFIEEMPLGDIHGRENTYISSEEARKILSERFALIPSTESSGGPARYWRVAGSESRIGFISPHSHNFCDTCNRVRITAKGELYPCLGQNDASQLLPLLRTEKSNDALRQAIVESMGIKPYGHDFSQQMNSPQVVRFMSMTGG
- a CDS encoding superoxide dismutase family protein, with the protein product MQKFIFPLMLGASGLLAGCHGGLVSSAPLRAEAVLNATQGNTVSGVVSFTQAGDKIRVVAEVQGLSPGMHGFHIHDKGDCSAPDGTSAGGHFNPAGRSHGNPDHAEHHAGDMPQLVAGANGTARLTAYLDGVLIAEGASGIIGRGVIVHAAPDDFKTQPTGNSGARQACGVVLAR
- a CDS encoding AsmA family protein produces the protein MEADGALSASSRFSGFVPKSTLSYETKEKFDARSRFSVLRAPDVQIPPPQLELESEPLSDSPVRHGQLIVFRLLAGVVLLLGGLLAIVLLFPYDRFKPDLEVAAGRWLQDRVVIEKVGVELWPRPQLVLSGLTIGGGNDFYIHEARVDSPASLLLSGKRVIPRVELSEVKVGVQKIAGLPMFAVAANPVPGIGRVRIERMQVNARDLSISDLSGDLLFKLDGHLEKTSLQTVDRSISLEAVPTAQGIALNIEGAVLAIPGTPLKFESLQAKGLLLKDRLLIQSVDAFLLGGTFKGTWLLDWSSDLVTAGDGAFRLLDSRRVTNAFAPSLKLEGDFSGNLALRGRGSNWAELLRHVEATLDVDISRGLLHGVDLGEATRKGPGSVVRAGATKFDRFLAVLAVAPGRISARDLRLESGMMTAAGHFSAKDRQVDAALMVTLQTSVSTLRIPLHVQGQLPELSVVNGK
- a CDS encoding amino acid aminotransferase → MSSSIFAAVEMAPRDPILGLNESFNADTRSTKVNLGVGVYFDDNGKIPLLAAVKAAEDARVKSALPRGYQPIEGSPAYNQAVQNLLLGKDSALIANGQVITAQALGGTGALKIGADYLKRLSPNAKVYISDPSWENHRALFESAGFVVENYPYYDAATRGVNFTGMMACLNSLDAGSIIILHACCHNPTGADLSDAQWQEVVDVCRERGLVPFLDMAYQGFADGIDADAVAVRAFSASGLQFFVSSSFSKSFSLYGERVGALSIITAGKDEAGRVMSQVKRVIRTNYSNPPIHGGALVAAVLSSPELRQQWEDELGGMRDRIRAMRTGLVDAIKAQGVAQDFSFVIKQRGMFSYTGLTAAQVERMKDEFGIYAVSTGRICLAALNTKNVDYVAKAIAAVIK
- the uvrB gene encoding excinuclease ABC subunit UvrB, yielding MIETTASTPVVCHEGSPYRLHQPFPPAGDQPEAIRLLVEGIDDGLSFQTLLGVTGSGKTYTMANVIARTGRPALVLAPNKTLAAQLYSEFKEFFPENAVEYFVSYYDYYQPEAYVPSRDLFIEKDSSINDHIEQMRLSATKSLIERRDVVIVATVSCIYGIGDRDEYHNMILTVRVGDRLDQRAIVKRLTEMQYERNDVDFHRGTFRVRGDIIDVFPAEHAEHAIRISLFDDEIEGLQFFDPLTGHLLHKALRFTVFPASHYVTPRDTVVRAIEAIKSELSQRIDYFTHNNKLVEAQRIEQRTRFDLELLDQIGFCKGIENYSRHFSGRKAGEAPPTLIDYLPADALMFIDESHVSIGQVGGMYKGDRSRKENLVDYGFRLPSALDNRPLQFNEFESHLRQTVFVSATPSEYENIHAGQVVEQLVRPTGLIDPKIMVRPASTQVDDLLSEIKLRVDAGERVLVTTLTKRMSEDLTDFLADNAIRVRYLHSDIDTVERVEIIRDLRLGEFDVLVGINLLREGLDIPEVSLVAILDADKEGFLRSERSLIQTIGRAARHINGTAILYADTITKSMQRAIAETERRREKQVRFNAEHGITPRGVSKKIKDIIDGVYDAESAQTELKAAQQQAAYEAMDEKTVAREIKRLEKLMLECAKNLEFEKAAAARDDLFRLRERIFGVVPHDPDGG
- a CDS encoding low molecular weight protein-tyrosine-phosphatase; protein product: MTFRVLLVCMGNICRSPTAEGVLRSFIRTNNLGDKVEVDSAGTHGYHVGEAPDSRTQRAAMVRGYNLSQLRARKVARQDLDYFDLILAMDKSNLDNLMRLATPEQQGRIKLFMDYSKNFEDEEVPDPYYGLGHGFDLVLDMVEDASKGLVEEIKATLGRR
- a CDS encoding IS1182 family transposase, with protein sequence MLKPVYPAQTELEMVTLEQLVPKDHLLRLLDQHIRFDFIREATQHLYCENNGRPAIDPVVLFKMLFIGYLFGIRSERRLVKEIEVNVAYRWFLGFRLTDKVPDASTLSQNRRRRFVGTDIEQRIFDGIVEQAIEHKLIGGRVLYTDSTHLKANANKRHFEVHQVEQTPAAYLAELDAAIETDRAAAGKKPLKRDDDDSTPPMKEVKVSTVDPDAGFMARDNKPTGFFYLDHRTVDGVHALIVDTHVTPGNVHDSQPYLARLDRVMERFDLAVGAVGLDAGYFTPQVCKGLLERALFGVMGYKRPTHRDGYFYKRDYLYDAVQDCYRCPAGEVLPYRTTNRLGYREYASNPARCADCGVRGQCTQSRNHQKLVTRHLWEGFKEAINANRLSDLGKRLYARRKETVERSFADAKELHGHRYARFRGLAKVQAQCLLSAACQNMKKMALLLARKAAALLAKILARTRFAAPFARHLWQIGVPNLNFRIRLASA